ttgagaagttctacccatcggcgttgacgcatattaagctctctctgattaaagatgtgttgtaaactcctgtgatcagtgtagattgtacacctagtgccatacaggtagtgtcgccaaatcttcaatgcaaagacaaccgcgcctagctcgaggtcatgggttgtatagttcttctcgtggatcttgagctgacgagatgcgtaggctataaccttgtctcgctgcatgagaacacagacgagaccaaggttagaagcatcacagtagacaatgaagttgtcgcttccgtcgggcagcgtaagaattggagcgttgcacagcatatgcttgagggtttggaaggcagtctcttgtgtgtttccccacacaaaaggtttgtccttatgagtaagagcggtaagtggcacagcgatcttggagaatccttcaatgaatcgtcgataatagcccgctagtccgagaaaagaacgaacttcggacgggttcttaggtgtaatccagcttttgacagcttcaatcttcgcaggatcgacatggataccctgactattcacgatgtgacccagaaactgaacctcctccaaccagaattcgcacttagagaacttggcatagagttggttcccctgaagtaactcgagaaccaaatgtagatgttgtgcgtgttcggctttcgatttggaataaatcaagacatcgtcgatgaacacgatgaggaaacggtcaagataaggcttacacacgcgattcatcaggtccataaaaaccgcgggtgcattggttagaccaaagggcataacaacaaattcgtaatggccataatggattcggaaagcggttttaggaatgtcttcctcttgaatccgtagctgatgatatcctgaacgtagatcgatcttcgagaaacatgatgcaccttgtagctgatcaaacaagtcgtcgattctgggcaaggggtatcggttcttgatggttagcttattcaattctcgataatcgatgcacatccggaacgacccgtccttctttttgacgaaaaggactggcgcgccccatggagaggtgcttgGGTGAacaaagcctttttcgagtaattcctggagttggttcgagagttcgcgcattttggatggagcgagtcgataaggggctttggcaacagggttagctccaggaattaggttgatgcggaagtcgatatcacgacttggtggtagtccgggaagatcgtcagggaacacctgaggaaattcacgaaccactggaacgtctttgacttcaactttctttttctttcccttctccgctactacaatgttggccaggaaggctcggtattccttgcagagatacttgctggcttgaatacaggacatgagcttgagacctttcgacgctgtttcaccgtacacacacaatagatcaccattcgcgagcgagaatcgaatcatcttttcgaagcacacaacttcggcatggttttcacgaagaaagtccatgcctattatgacgtcaaagcttccgagttgcattggaataaggtcgattgggaaaatgtgattgttgagtttgagagtacaatcacggagtactgaattaacggcaatagttcttcccgtagcgacttcgacttcgaatgacgaggacagataagagcgcttacgactaaggagcttctcgaattcaaatgacacaaagcagttatcagctccagtatcaaacaaacatgatgcataaataccattcacaaggaacgtactattaaccacgttgttatccgcctgagcctgacgggcattgatgttgaaggttcgggcatgggctgcttgctgctgttgctgaggctgctgttgtggttgttgctgctggggctcttgcttaaccaccctgttcgggcacctgtttgcaaagtggttagggtcaccacatgcaaagcagactcgagcattgactgcaggtgctggagctgcttgttggccttgaggggcagggagtagagcttggttgacagtagcttgaactgggcttgacggggaccatagcgacagttcatagtgaaatgaccgtaagggttgcagtgagcgcagaaacgacaagccagacccactgggtgatgataagagcatgtcgggcagagtgggtgagggcctgtgtatgcacgctttgctggcggtgcattgatcactggagctgagcgagggtgctgttgctgttgagctggtatcgcttgtagaggagcagcagtagttgtcacagcacagttcttgttgctggaactgttgttgttgtgcttcttcttccttctcgatgacttggagggttgagcagatgagtcggtgggtgctgcagtggcttggtgcagagacttggtttgcttatcccagaaaccagactttacccgcttgtcattaatctcagcggcgagtaggtaagtttcttcgatcgttgctggcttggcggcgtgaacaaagtcggctacacagtcgggtagagctcgaatgtacttcttgatggcttgatctgaggtcttgagttgatcgggacatatgatgctaagctgcttgaagcgagcggtgagagcagcgttgtctccatccttctgcttgattccccagaactcgtcctccagcttttggcgttcatgaggagggcagaattcgtcgatcataattgccttcaactcctcccatgttagctcgtaagctgcatcatttctgcgcttgtttcgttcggccgtccaccagtctagagcacgggactggaagacgcctgtagcattgagagtgcggagatatttaggacatccgctctggcgcagagtgacttcgactgagtcgaaccagtgaaacatggctgtaggaccatcttcgccagtgaactcttttggtccgcatgctttaaactgcttgatgctgaaagcagccttgcttgaatccttagggttttcagctcgggattcttcagacgttttgctggcattttcatacacctcactcacggctttcgccacttgcttgcagatgatagcagcgaggcgtcggtctctcttttcttggcgagtaagtggggttcggtgtccggacgacgacatggtctacattagacatcgtcacgagactcaacacaacgaaatcgaatctcacctcacacgtctactattgtctaaagcttagaatcacgtcgaaacacatatcacataaacacttaagcacataaccacaaatgcacgtaagcacagaagcacataagcacagagtCATGTGAACACAAAAGCACGTAAACATgtagagcacagaagcacatagtcaTAAAGGCACATACGCATTCAAccacagaggtagtcagaaaacagaaacctattcttcaaagctcgcgtgtcgttcgaatGGCATGTCGAATAGTATCGTAttagcctaacttagtcgtatagcataatATAGTATGATATCATCCAGAGTTGCGACAACTGGATATCGAAATTGAGATAGAACAGCaattgcgagtcgtgtgtgtcgattgaaatgatagcaaaatcgaataacatcccaaaatatataaaaacagaggatgcacacataaacacataaaagtcaacgagtcatcagagtacacggttgcggttctcagaatcgaaacacataaaattgaaagatagattgtctgcggctactagacatcgactacccaaggcaactcgactattcacagtagacttgtcatcattttcgactctagaggtcatgtttctgcctcgattcttgggcattccacacgcgttccctaggtcatacttgtgagttcaggtcgttggagtccgtcgaggccttggtgagataaataaaatccagaacaaactgccaaggttagggtttcaccccttggcttagcaatctcttccttgttttaagaaaattcaaGGAGAAATTTCGTCAAAATGGGGGTTTCACACCtgttttggtataattctcctcctTTGTTGGTGAAAAATAGTGAGATAAGCATGAATAAACGAATAAAATCAACACTAGTCAGGCAATTTGGTCAgtagtttgcggctttcacacctattcccaacCAAATCGCTGAACTTTAATTGGAAATTCGGGTGCAATGATAGCGAAGAATTGCAGAATAAGACGCATAAACtaggtctgttggttcctaaatatagtctaggtctctaagacagcgacccggactaggtcgtgtctaacctaattccctatagttatggctctaataccaatctgtcacaccccaaccgatggcggaatcatcggggcgcggcactgagcgaaacagattgttcagaagtttcataacaactatttatataatccagttaaagatacatcccataccgtatcccgaataaacaaacatgtcattatagataatcatccaaacaagaaacactgttccgacaactcagattcaattattattacagacaattgtttattatttctagactccctagcctcgatttcatcaccacgcacctaagcatcctagcaacttaagcacatgtcacatacgttaaaataaagtaaatacataaaatgtaaaggtgagcatacaagtttgataatagcatatagggttcgaatagtttacgcataaccagcacgtacacagaggaaaacgaagcatgttaattatcgacatggacctatcgataccaatgattgcgggttgaccgtccgagacggttcgcaatacatgattaccaccgtaatccatgcaagtaattgtccttaacaacccccgcgtgaacgggtgctgagtccaaactatagtactacgtcgttaaggcaggtagacaacattccacgtgtaaacacaatcaacaagcattcattaagtcacgtaatacatgcatattggtcggcgttcaaatagtttgtgtagtgtgatcgtttgtgttttgatataagcaacgtatgtaacacccaaaagtgctaaaagcaaaaagggatcgagtatactcatagtgattgattatggattgaagggagcgctgagagtagggttagcctgaatagttcgatagtacaacaatgagtaacgtggaaatgcaAACAAATGCGGATGGAttgaataggctggtcgatcgaacggcaggttcgatcaaacggtctgttcgatcggctggtgtatccgattggacagtcctgttcgatcggccggtaggatCGATCGGcggggccattcgagtggattgtttcttcctctggtgtatttgtgtttgaggatttgaacttttgaagttttcgttgtagtatatgagaacacaaaaatgtccttacctttcaggtcgatcgatcgaacggtccgttcgatcggccggcttaatcgATCGGCTAGGAACCTTAGAGTGATTCTCAACAGAAtatcgctcgatcgaacagtctgttcgatcggctggcattccctactacgaacgagttgtgaaaacgattaagtgttgaagcatagtatctcatgatccgaagagtaatgtttaccaatcgagtagcgtattcgatcgaacatcacttcgtcaatagcatacttcataaaattcgaagagtgtggggccatgtgctagccgatcggctggcccggtcgatcggctggcatgtccgatcggctgggctgttcgaacagcctagccattcggccagcaagtctgatcTGGTCAGCCTTTCGTCTATCACTTGGCTGTTTAATTACTTGTcgtcatatcgaggtagttttGATAACAAGTTGAACTATGATATtctccgttcctacttgtttccttggctcggacaggaatcacccaagtccggccggtgaacggttcggaacgtcgattagagtttaacccggaatcggtgaacctagtatatagaatccgaaccttgaacctcttaactgttagaatgattagttagccggttcaagctccgtttctaccggttttaaggtttcgagtgtaaaaggttgaagaatgTTGGAAATTATCCataaaatgttaagattctttgcaagtcttagtttgtttatgtggaaatcggtcagatctaagctattcatggtggaatgaggtcaaagttttgtgttcttgaagaacactatgatgacatcacccaagaactcttagatcttgatgatttcgcggttagaaatcgagttttgaaagatagaaagatgtagaatcatgcaatgataaaaaacgtacaagaattagagtgaaaacttaccggagttgagagaaatctgagaaaaggtgaagtataggagctggccggtcagaactttccaaaagtggaaatgaagacaaggacaaccctatttataggcttccaaaaggggaaagtggtagccgatcggccaggagctccgatcgaatgggctgctcgatcggctggcaagatgctagccgatcggctggcctgttcgatcaggatgcctcctgttcgattccgtgacacactttgagtattttgcgacgattttcgacgtttcgatttcgatggacgatgatacgaacacgatagagttcctagttaaattactttcagtcccaatcactatatctaacatacaatcttccacaagtcacgtttcgatgtcggtttcgattgagttcgattgcttttcgagtttcgattttattttcgattgattcacttgaataccacaccaaacatataagtaaagcacgcacaagtaacatataaagcacacacacatgtataacaataccagagttcacataattcgagtctcgagcttgattgatgaatcgattaacttgattattgattgattaactttatcgcattgttacttcctactattcacagtcgtaaatcggtcgcattgattaaatattcgatcatttcatttatacaacacttactccacataatacaaaagtaaaaagaacactaacagtcaaagaagtcaaaattgacttggactttgactttgactttgacattcgaaaacacggggtgttacatttagGCGTCGCGTGACGCTAAGGCCCTTGGCGTCACGCCAAGGGCTGTTTTTCACAAAATGTTCCGAAAAATTTCTTGTTTCatgccttagaaaaattttcCACACTttcccaaaccatccaaaacccACAAAATTTTTTCTAAGTGTCCAAGACACTTACCTAGGACCTCTTTTCTCATGCTTTTTCCATTCCGTAGCGGTGATGAAACCTGCAAAATTCTCAACGACACAAAACAAACAACGAAAAATACGAAAAATTAAGAAATTTACAAACGGTACATACTCTACACACGAAGCTTTTCGCACTCACTGGTCAGTGAAGGTGGGTGGGTCCTCTAGAGGAATTTCTTCCTCTTCGGTGGTATCAATGGGACCTCCCAAGTAATGTTTCAATCTATGACCATTTACCTTCCATACTCCTTTGTCGACTTCGTCGTATAATTCAACCGTGCCGTATGGAAACACTTCTCTCACCACATACGGTCCACTCCATCTCGATTTTAGCTTCCCTGCTATCAATTTCAACCTCGAATTGAACAAAagcactttatcacctaccttaAACTCTTTCACGCCTCGCAACCTCCTATCATGCAACGCCTTAGTTTTTTCCTTGATACTCCAAGATCGTTCATAGGCGGCATCCCTCAATGCTTCCAACTCGTGAATTTGGAAGAACCTCCTTCTAGCGGCCTCGGTAAGGTCGAGATTAACGGTTTTCAATGCCCATAAAGCTCTATGCTCTAACTCTACCGGAAGATGGCACGCTTTGCCATACACAATCATAAAGGGTGTTGTTCCTAACGGTGTCTTAAAGGCGGTGCGGAAAGCCCACAAAGCATCGTCAAGCTTTTCCGACCAATCTTTTCTACTTTTACCTACCGTTTTCTCTAGGATTCTCTTCACCCCTCGGTTAGCATTCTCTACTTGGCCACTAGTTTGCGGGTGGTACGCGGTGGAAAGACGATGAGTGACACCGTAGCGTGCAAGTGCCTTTTCCATGGCGGAATTGCAAAAATGCATGCCACGGTTACTTATGATAGCTTTAGGGACTCCGAAACGCGTGAATAACTTTTTGaggaatctcaccaccactcgggcatcattggtgggcaaagcttgagcttcgacccactttgaaacgtaatcaatggccacgaggatgtacctattTCCACTTGAAGATGGAaaaggtcccatgaagtcaaTGCCCCACACGTCAAAGATTTTCAAGACTTGGATgggattttgaggcatttcatccttggatgagatgttgccggtacGTTGGCAACGATCACATgtcctaacaaactctacggcatccttaactaccgttggccaataaaacccactatcaAATACCTTTTGTGCCGTCACATTTGCTCCATGATGGCCTCCCGTTAAACCCTCGTGCACGTGTCTAAGGATGTCTAAACCATCCTCCTTTGAAACACATCTCCTAAGCACTCGATCTCCCCCTATCCTAAATAGGTACAGGTCGTCCCAAATATACTTCCTAGCCTCCCTAAGAAgctttttcttttgttgaaaAGACATACCCCTCACAAGATCACCGGTCGCTAAATAATTTGCCAAGTCCGAGAACCATGGCAAACCCTCTACCTCGGCACTAACAAAATCTATGGTTTCGTGGGGAAAAGTGTCTCCTATGGAATCCTCACGAACCTCCTCTCTCTTTGGATCCTCTAACCATGACAAGTGGTCGGCGGACACGTTTTCCGC
This is a stretch of genomic DNA from Helianthus annuus cultivar XRQ/B chromosome 16, HanXRQr2.0-SUNRISE, whole genome shotgun sequence. It encodes these proteins:
- the LOC118488289 gene encoding uncharacterized protein LOC118488289 yields the protein MEKALARYGVTHRLSTAYHPQTSGQVENANRGVKRILEKTVGKSRKDWSEKLDDALWAFRTAFKTPLGTTPFMIVYGKACHLPVELEHRALWALKTVNLDLTEAARRRFFQIHELEALRDAAYERSWSIKEKTKALHDRRLRGVKEFKVGDKVLLFNSRLKLIAGKLKSRWSGPYVVREVFPYGTVELYDEVDKGVWKVNGHRLKHYLGGPIDTTEEEEIPLEDPPTFTDQ